TTTGCCATTTCACCCAAGATTGGAGCTCCTCAAATCACTGAATTCTTCGGAGAAATAAAACAATTCTGTCGTACCAATGGTGAACCGGGCACCATTCACCTGGATGATCGACGATTTGAAGGTCAATCGATATTGGCAGTGGACAGCACCTTTGATCAGATCTTCAACATCGACTTGCTTGCAGGCGACTTTTCATCAACTTTAAACGATCCTAACGCCGTTGCCATCACTGATTCTGCGGCTTTAAGATTCTTCAACAGAACTGATGTGATCAGTGAGTTCCTGACCATCGAAAGTGGGCGATTCTCCAAACGCTTGAAGATCGGAGCAGTGCTTCGCCAACCTCCTGCAAATACCAACATCCAGTACGACGCCATTGTCAACTTTGTACAAGTAGAAAATACCTTTGGTCCATCACATGGACATGTTGGTGCCATAAATAGTTTTCTGCTCATCGATCCTAAAAATGTAGCGGGTATTGAAGCGAGGCTTCCTGAATTTTATGAAGCGCAGCTGGATGGACTCAATGGGATCATTAGCTACGCTTTTCAGCCCTTTGGAGCCATGTATTTCGACAATACACTCACCTATGATCTGGGTGCGAGAGGTAATGAAACAAATGTTCACATACTCATCGGGTTATCCTTCTTTCTGTTGGCGCTGGCGGGACTGAACTTTATGAACTTATCTACCGCTGCAGCGGTCAGCCGACTCAAAGAAATGAGCATTCGAAAAGTACTCGGTGATAGTAAACGGCACATCATCATCGAATCTTATGTGGAGACTTTTATGACCATATTGATGGCACTGATTGTCAGTATTTTCTTTGCAAAGCTACTGGCTCCCTGGCTCGATGAATTTGTTGGTCTTCCGCTATCAACCATTGGGCTTTTTAACCCTGAAGTAGTGACTTTCATGTTCGTTTTATTGATCGTACTGTCGCTGTTTTCAGGTTCCTATATGGCATTCTATTTATCTAAACATGCGAGTATTATTCATAAACAATCACAATTGAACAAAGGGCTTCGGGTCAAGAAAGTCTTGATGACCCTACAATTCCTGATTACTTCCATTGCGCTTTCGAGTGTATTTCTGGTGAAAGACCAATTGAACTTCCTGAAAACAAAAGACCTGGGTTACAACAGCAAGGAGGTGATCAGTATCATCATGAACATTCCGGGTGTAGAATTGAATACGAAAAAGGCTTTGCAATCAGAAATACAAAACCTGAGTGGCGTGGATCACACCACATTGACCCTCTCTCAATTAAGTTTTGAAATGCCTCGTTTGCCATTCGTGATGGCGCAAGATTCTGCTCAAAACTTTCAGGTATTGAATTATCACGAAGTGGATGCAGGATTTCTTAATACGTTCCAGGTAAACCTGCTGCATGGTCGTCCTTTTGAATTCGGTGATTCTGCGAGGTTCATCGTCAATGAATCTGCTGCAAGAAAACTGGGTTTTGTTGACCCTCAAAGCATCATTGGCCAAAACCTGAACATGGGAGGTGAGTCAGCTATCATTGGCAATATCATCGGGGTGGCCTCTGACTTTCATTTTGAGAGTCTTCATGTTCCTATTCAGCCATTGATCTTGTCGATGACTAACCGACAAAGAAGGAACTTTCTGAGCATTCGTGTATCAGGTCATTCCGAGATCATCCTCGAAAACATCGCTGAGGCATGGAATAAGGTTTTACCTGATGCCGAATTTGATTATCGGTTTCTCAGCGACATCAACGAAAACCAATATCGAAATGAAGAACGCTTAAGCGACCTGTTGGATTACTCCACACTGATTGTCGCAATTATTTCAGCCATGGGAATCATGGGACTGACCCGATTTATCGCTCAGGATAAAATCCGTGAAGTGGGCATTCGCAAAACACTCGGCGCCTCTTTTCAACAGATTTCGTGGCAATTCTGTAAGCCGCTCACCTTTATTGTCCTAATCGGCAATCTTATCTCAATACCGATCGTCTGGCAGTTTGGACAGTCCTGGCTTCAAAACTTTCCTTTTGCGACAAGTCTTAGTCCTGCATTATTTGGATTCTCTTTCCTGATCTGTGCAACCTTGTCGATCATAGCTATTGGGCGTATCATCTGGAAATCGGCCAGTGCAGATATCGTTAGTTCGTTGCGGCATGAGTAAAGTGAAGTCCCCTCTATTAATAATAATTGAAGTAAAATAACTTCATCAATTTCCCTGTTTACCCTTTTCATTCCCTAAAGCCTTACCCGGCCAAGGGACAGGTCGAAAATCAATTGGACTCCCTTCAGGGTAGGGGCGGTCCACCGCTGCGATAATTACAATTGATTTTCTGAAATTGATAATTGAGCATGTTCAGGTAGCAAAACTCAGGAAATTGTAAAAAAGCCCAGGAATTGAAACAGCTGGAATTTGGCGGTTAGCATAACAAACCTTATTCCACGTCGTTGCATTATTATGGGTCAACTCAAAACATTCCTCTGGCAATGCGCAGGAGTACATCGTCCTGTGCTCGAAAATTGCCCTTCTGAATCCAGCAAATACGCCGGGATTGGAGCTACCATCTTGTTTACAGGGATTTTCGCTGCTCTGGCAGGAGGCTACGCCTTGTATACCGTATTTGACAATTATTTCGTCGCTGCCATATTCGGGCTATTGTGGGGATTGATGATTTTCAATCTGGACCGATTCATCGTCTCAAGCATGCGCAAAAATGGCAACACCCAACGCGAATGGTTGATGGCTGCTCCCCGACTAGTCCTGGCTATCATTATTTCCATTGTGATTGCCAAACCTTTAGAATTGAAGATCTTTGAGAAGGAAGTGGACGCGGAGATCACGCACATGGTCCAGGAAGACCTCCTCGCGCAGGAACGCGACATCAAAGAACGATTTCAGGAGTCCAAGGAACAATTGAACGCCGAAATTACTGCCCTAAAAGCAGAAATTACCAATAAAACACAATCTCGGGACGAGCTCCGATTACTGGCACAACAAGAAGCAGACGGTACCGGAGGAAGTGGAAAACGAAATCCTGGTCCTATTTATCAAATCAAAAAGGCTGATGCGGATCGAGTGGACCAGGAATTGGCATCATTAACGACCACTAACCAGGGACTGATCAATGAAAAACTAAACACACTTTCTACGCTTGAACAACAAGAAGATGATGCCCTCGCTGAAATCAAGAAAAGTCAATTAACTGGATTGGCCTCTCGTATTGAAGCGTTGGACCGATTGACTGAAAAAAGTGAAGCCATATCCATCGCGCATTGGTTCATTATGTTGCTTTTCCTGGCCGTAGAAACCGCCCCGATTTTCGTGAAGTTGATCTCGTCCAGAGGGCCATATGATTATGTATTGAAGAAAGAAGAATATGGCGTAGAAGCTGCCTACTATGAAGATTTGGCCAAGGTGAATGCGATGATCAAAAAACGTGCGGATAAACTCACAGAAGAGGAATTGGAATATGTGCAAAACAGGTTGAATCTAAGTCTGGAAAACACATAATCGCCTTATTGCTACTTATGATCCAAATCCCCAAGACTTTGGACTTTTTCAGTAAATGATCGGTGAAGGCTTTGATCAACTTTGACTCATCATTTTTAAAACAAAGTCCAATGAAAAGAGTCATAAACACGGAACACGAAATCCAAGCCCCTGTGGATAATGTATGGAAACTAATTGCTCAGGGGGATGGTGTAGAATCCTGGATTCCCATCATCAAGTCTTCAAAAATCGAGAATGGTAATCGCAGGTTTTGCGAAATGCACGAAGGGGGTGATCTGGAAGAAACTTTCCTAAAGTCTGAAGCCAAAAGAACCTTCATGTATAGCATCGACAAACAAGCGGCCTTCCCAGCGACTAATATTGTAGGAACCATCAAAGTAGAACCGATCACAGAAAGTCGCACTCGGCTATATTGGGATGTTGAAATGGATGTAGAGGGAGAAGAAACCTTTTCGGAATTGAAAAATAAAATCGTTCAGGTCTACACCATGTCAGCAGCGCAGTTGAATGAGGTAGCGTAATCTACGCTCAACGTTCACGACGCTAAGAAAAAGGGTCTCCAAGCGTCGTGAACGTTTTAATGCGTGGTGAACGCTTTGCTTCAATTTTTTCAACCTCATTTATGGAATTCCACTCATGCGTGCATCTCAATAAGAAAAAACACCATGAGAACTTACCTAATTCTCTTTCTGTCTCTCCTCCCCTTGGTAGACAGCAAAGCACAAAACTTCCAACAAAACACACTTGAAACACAACTAACTGCTGCCACTGTTTTTATCGAGGGTGCGCAAGTCACACGACAAGGTCAGATCAGTCTTCCTGCAGGACGATCGGAGATGATCATCAAACAGCTTTCACCACACATTGATGAGAAAAGCATCCAGGTTAAAGCAACAGGTGATTTCACCATCCTTTCCGTCAATCATGTACTCAATCACCTCGATGAATTGAAAAAAGACAAAGTACTGGAAGCCCTTCAGTTCTCCATTGATTCGCTGGTCACTTTGATGAAACTCAATCGTGTACGGCTAGATGTACTCAAAGAACAGGAAAGCTTGCTCGGCACTAACAAAAACATCGGTGGGGAAAATAATGGAGCCAGCGTTTCGGAATTAAAAGAAGCCATTGATTTCTACGATGCACAACTCATGGCCATCAAGACAGAAATCTATGAGTTGAATACCAGACATGAAAAGTGGGCCCGTATGCGTCATCACCTTGATTTACAGATTGCTTCGATCAAAAGCCAGGAAGAACTTCCAACCGGAGAGATCAAAATTCGAGTGGACGTTCCTAGCCAAACCAAAGGCACCTTCTCAATAACCTACCTGGTGGCCAATGCGGGCTGGTTTCCTAAATACGATGTTCGGGTAACTTCTATTGACGCTCCTTTGAACTTGCGTTATAAAGCCGAGATCCACCAAAATACCGGTGTAGATTGGAAAGACGTTAACCTTCGGTTGTCCAGTGGAACACCCAATCAAAGTGGTTTGGCTCCCGAATTGCAGAAATGGAACCTTAATTATGCACGGCACACGATCTACCAACGTTACCAAAATGGTCAGATTCGCAACGATATTCGGCATGTAAGAGGTACGGTCCTGGATGATGATCAAGCACCGATCCCTGGTGTAAATGTCGTGGTAAAAGGAACCACAGTAGGTACAATAACGGATATTAACGGCAATTACTCGCTTACCATTCCGAATGGAGCAACCACACTGACATTTTCATTCATCGGGATGGCCTCGAAAGAACTACCTATCAATTCCACAAACATATCCACTCAAATGGTTTCAGAAGTAATGTATCTCGAATCTGTAGCCGTCAAATCAGATGGATTTGACGACATCAGAATACGGGGATATAGCGCACCCAAGGAAGATGCAGACTTCCTTACGACTGCTATCATCGAAAACCAAACCACGGTGGAGTTCGAAGTTGAGCAGCCTTATTCTATCCAATCCAATGGCGAAAAGTTAACCGTAGACCTGACCGCATATGAGAT
This DNA window, taken from Cytophagales bacterium, encodes the following:
- a CDS encoding FtsX-like permease family protein; translated protein: MSTLRLLLRIFYRQPFFRIWNLLGMTLGLTAFFIINTYTYYQLGFNQQHDNYDQLYRLTTKISNAGNETHFAISPKIGAPQITEFFGEIKQFCRTNGEPGTIHLDDRRFEGQSILAVDSTFDQIFNIDLLAGDFSSTLNDPNAVAITDSAALRFFNRTDVISEFLTIESGRFSKRLKIGAVLRQPPANTNIQYDAIVNFVQVENTFGPSHGHVGAINSFLLIDPKNVAGIEARLPEFYEAQLDGLNGIISYAFQPFGAMYFDNTLTYDLGARGNETNVHILIGLSFFLLALAGLNFMNLSTAAAVSRLKEMSIRKVLGDSKRHIIIESYVETFMTILMALIVSIFFAKLLAPWLDEFVGLPLSTIGLFNPEVVTFMFVLLIVLSLFSGSYMAFYLSKHASIIHKQSQLNKGLRVKKVLMTLQFLITSIALSSVFLVKDQLNFLKTKDLGYNSKEVISIIMNIPGVELNTKKALQSEIQNLSGVDHTTLTLSQLSFEMPRLPFVMAQDSAQNFQVLNYHEVDAGFLNTFQVNLLHGRPFEFGDSARFIVNESAARKLGFVDPQSIIGQNLNMGGESAIIGNIIGVASDFHFESLHVPIQPLILSMTNRQRRNFLSIRVSGHSEIILENIAEAWNKVLPDAEFDYRFLSDINENQYRNEERLSDLLDYSTLIVAIISAMGIMGLTRFIAQDKIREVGIRKTLGASFQQISWQFCKPLTFIVLIGNLISIPIVWQFGQSWLQNFPFATSLSPALFGFSFLICATLSIIAIGRIIWKSASADIVSSLRHE
- a CDS encoding DUF4407 domain-containing protein, with amino-acid sequence MGQLKTFLWQCAGVHRPVLENCPSESSKYAGIGATILFTGIFAALAGGYALYTVFDNYFVAAIFGLLWGLMIFNLDRFIVSSMRKNGNTQREWLMAAPRLVLAIIISIVIAKPLELKIFEKEVDAEITHMVQEDLLAQERDIKERFQESKEQLNAEITALKAEITNKTQSRDELRLLAQQEADGTGGSGKRNPGPIYQIKKADADRVDQELASLTTTNQGLINEKLNTLSTLEQQEDDALAEIKKSQLTGLASRIEALDRLTEKSEAISIAHWFIMLLFLAVETAPIFVKLISSRGPYDYVLKKEEYGVEAAYYEDLAKVNAMIKKRADKLTEEELEYVQNRLNLSLENT
- a CDS encoding SRPBCC family protein, translating into MKRVINTEHEIQAPVDNVWKLIAQGDGVESWIPIIKSSKIENGNRRFCEMHEGGDLEETFLKSEAKRTFMYSIDKQAAFPATNIVGTIKVEPITESRTRLYWDVEMDVEGEETFSELKNKIVQVYTMSAAQLNEVA
- a CDS encoding mucoidy inhibitor MuiA family protein; its protein translation is MRTYLILFLSLLPLVDSKAQNFQQNTLETQLTAATVFIEGAQVTRQGQISLPAGRSEMIIKQLSPHIDEKSIQVKATGDFTILSVNHVLNHLDELKKDKVLEALQFSIDSLVTLMKLNRVRLDVLKEQESLLGTNKNIGGENNGASVSELKEAIDFYDAQLMAIKTEIYELNTRHEKWARMRHHLDLQIASIKSQEELPTGEIKIRVDVPSQTKGTFSITYLVANAGWFPKYDVRVTSIDAPLNLRYKAEIHQNTGVDWKDVNLRLSSGTPNQSGLAPELQKWNLNYARHTIYQRYQNGQIRNDIRHVRGTVLDDDQAPIPGVNVVVKGTTVGTITDINGNYSLTIPNGATTLTFSFIGMASKELPINSTNISTQMVSEVMYLESVAVKSDGFDDIRIRGYSAPKEDADFLTTAIIENQTTVEFEVEQPYSIQSNGEKLTVDLTAYEIEANYEYLAAPKLDKDAFLMAYVTNWGQYNLLEGEANLYFEDTYVGRSILDAQALKDTLSISMGRDKSIVIERTKIDDFTKVKSIGSNRVESRGYQIKVRNKKNQEIRLTLTDQIPVPVINDISVDIKALSAATLEESTGLIRWNMTLKPQQQQEIAFSYVVKYPKREVVNLD